A window of Hordeum vulgare subsp. vulgare chromosome 5H, MorexV3_pseudomolecules_assembly, whole genome shotgun sequence genomic DNA:
TCTATATAAGTTGGAAAAATCTATCCCTCAACCGACAGATCGAGCAGAGGACATCCGTCACCTCCTTCGATCGACATGTGGGCATGTGTCACGCGTTCCTTGCAGCTCCGGAACCGCGGCATCCTCtaccacctcctccacctcggctTCCACCGGAGCTGGCGCCTCCTCGGCGGCGGCGAAGATGCGCCAGTTGCGGGGCGCGGGCGcggtgaaggagagggaggtgctCGCAGGGAGGAAGACGGCGGCGTGAAGGAGTGGGGTTCTGGAGGGGAGGAGGCGGAGAGGGAGCGTGGCCGCTCGGCCGCGACGCCGGCCGGccatccggccgccgccagccgcccatGAACGTTGCAAAAAAATTCCGCAacttgacctttgttgcaaaaattcctgaaacatgacctttgttgcaaaaaattctcccGTAAAAGTACCtatgttgcagaaagacgaagaaaagaaatgtgcaacaagcaaattgtttccgaaactcgaccgttgtttcaggaattaacgggtccaaagtttattttttgcaacaaagcgaaagtttctgcaactcaaCCATCGTTTCAGAAATTATGCGTAGCAGCGTGCTTGTTTCCGCAACTGAAACGTTTCGGAATTTTGTGTGGTGGACGGGAGACGACCGAACTGATGATCGGACAGTGCACGCGTATGCATCGAACGGCTAAAAGAGTGATGAATGGTTACTACAAATCCATGGATGAATGCCCTAGCAGTCCCATATAAGTTACTCTCGAGTCTCGAGTTCTCGACTATGACTAGCCTCAGCCGGTTGGTTTAAATGGTTTTCCAACCGTAAAAGCGAGCCCGCAGGCAACGTTTCATCGCGCCGTTCATCTCCGAACGAACGGTCAGCGCGTACCTTCTCCGACGTGATGCCACCCAGCCAATGAGAGTGTTCCGAACACCGAACGAGGGGCTCCACGCAGCCGTGTTCATCCATATTCCCCCCTAAACAACTGCAGTTCTCACAAACCCGTCCCTCGACCCGCTGCGATCGGGGTCCAGCGCGAATACTGCGTTCCTCACGAACTCACGAGAAACTACGCAGTCACCGAACCATACAAAACGCAGAGAGCGCCTCGACATCTCGAAAATtccaaacagcaaaaaaataaaaaataaaagaacccTCTTCCCTCCCCACTTCTGCTGCTCCATGGCCATGGCGAAGGCGAGGCCGCGCTCGGCGCGATCCAGTCACCGCCGCTGCAACCTCCTCCTCTCTGTTGCCCTCCTGTCGGCGCTTCTCCTCCTTCCGGCGGCGACGGCCTccgcggcggtggcggtggcggtggcggcggagggGGACGAGGAGAACAGGTCGCGCGGGGCGGCGACGCAGTGGGCGACGGGGAAGGACGAGGGGGAGCTGGCCGCGGAGCGGGAGGCCGCTGGCGAGGGGTCTGTGGTGGAGGACGACTTTGCGGGCGGCTTCGGCTCCCTCGACAGCATGCTGCAGTGGGCCATCGGTACGGGAAGCCCCCAAACCCCCTCAGAATCTCAGATAGTCAGATTTTACGGTCAATTATTTCGATTCGCTTTGGAAAATGTTGGATTATGAGTAGCGGAACTTCTCAACTGCAGTGTTGCTTGCTGGTTGTCGCTTAGTAATTGGATTGCAACGAAATTTCCCTAAGTGTTACTGATTTTTAGTCAGGCTTCCGACCTTATAAATAAATACATAATACTGTAGCTAGTACCATGAAAATTGGTAATCTGTCCTTAACTTATTAGTGGATAAGCTGAAGTTGGTTTAAGATGTAGGAACTTGCAGCTTGAGGCTGCAGTTGCACTGTAAACTTGTAAGTCTGGTTGATTTTGGAGACACGGCTGCATTTTACTGAGTTTTATCTGGTATTGGTGGTTGGTTTTGGTGACACAGGGAATTCGGATCCAGGAAGGCTGAAAGAAGAAGCGGCGGATGTGCAGAAGTTATCTGAGGATGAGCTTCTCAAGCGGCGGCATGAGATTAAGGTGAGAATTTCTGCTTCAGGATTCATGCTTTGGGTTTTGTTGTGTCATACGTATAAAATTGCCATGCCTGCCTCTAATTCACATCACAACGTAGTAGTGCTTTTCTGGATTGGTCAGCTGCATTGTACGGTATACCTAGTTGTTAAAGTTGTTTGTTTATAGCTTCAGATGTGTGCTTGCTGTGATTTGGATTGTCATCACATTTGCTCTGATGTAAATTTATGAATTTAACAaacttattatttattatcatgttGTGTATTTGCCTTAATATCTTTAACGACCACTCACCATTGACGTATTCATGTTTAAACTTTCCAAGGTTGCATTATGGCTTCCATTATAATTGTTATATGTCAAACAAAAGACAAAGCATTGTTATGTTATCCCTATGTTAATTTTCCAGAGAAACCTATGCTAACTATATAAGATAGGCATGCATTCTTTTGGGCATCAAGTTTTATGATTAGGCGGATAGCTGGTATGTGGTCACCTCTATATAGATGAAACGCAAAGCATAAGCATGATTGCACGCCATGCTGAATCTTATTGACTTTCTTACAGGACTTGATGGAGAAGTTAAAGATGCCATCAGACGCTGACTTAATGAAGATTGCAATTGCTGACTTAAACAATGCTTCCATTTCACTGGAGGATCGCCAGCGTGCATTGCAAGAGCTTTTAATTCTTGTTGAGCCCATTGATAATGCCAATGGTAACTTTATATTTTCTTTTAGTTGTACATCAATATGGGAGTATTTCACTGCTGTGCAAATCAACCAGAGTTATCTGCCTATAACAATGTAGTATAACTGAAACATCTAACTTTTAACATTTAGAGTTTATGCCAATGAAATAATCTAAAGTTTTGCCATTACCACCTGTTTTAGATTTTGTAGTGATTTACTAGGGTACTCCGTGTATCAAGTGTTTATGTAGTTTACCAGCTTTacgaaggaaaaaaagagagacgAGAGCCAAAATTGCATGCAACAATGGCTtagatttgtgtgtgtgtgacttTTTGGAAGATTCTCTGAAATTGTTTCTTGCTCGTTCATTTGTGACCAGACCTTGACAAAATTGGGGGCCTTGTTCCTGTGATTCAAGATCTTAATAATGCAAATGAAGAAATACGGACCACCTCTGCATGGATCCTGGGTACAGCCAGTCAGAATAATGCCCTTGTCCAAAGCCAGGTAATGCCATTAATCGTGCACAAAGGAGCATTTTGATTTCAAAGATGTATCTTGTTTCTGCAGAGTATCCACTTCATTATTAATAGTATTATGCAGATTTGGGGAGTAAATTTTCTTTTTTTGTGAGCAATATGTGTAGTTTATGTGTTGTTCAGGTCAATCAATGAATGCTGCTGTAAATTTGTCTCTTTAACTTCACTAAATATGCTTGAAAATGATGTTTATATGTCTTTCATTTCACCATTGCAATACCATTGTAGTAGTTTCTTCTATTTTCTTTTCAAACTGATTGTCAACTGTGCATGTCATTTTATTAAGAGCCAGTTTCCTTCTGTGTTTCCCCATAGGGGTGTCTGTTGTTGAAGTATTTGTTATAATCATTTTTTGTTCTAGCCATGTAACATGTGCTGACTGTTTTTTTCTTGGTCAGATTCTTGGTTATGGGGCTTTGGCAAGATTAGTGAAGATGGGTTATTCCACTTCGACAAAAGAAGCTGCAAAGGCAATGTATGCTATATCGGCTTTAATCAGAAATAACGTAAATGGTCAGGAGGCATTCGCTTTGGAAAATGGGAACGCAATGCTGCAGGTAGTGAAAAATTCTATCTTGGGAATACAAGCACATAACTGGTTCAGCTGTGACGAAATTTCCCACTTTTGCAGCACATCTTGGGAAGCAACAGTGTTGATGTTGGGCTTCAGAAGAAGGCAGTGTTTTTATTAACAGATCTAGCGGACTTTCAGCTAAATTCTGGAAACTCAGGGCTCACTTTCTTAAGTGAACGCGTTTTGCTGAAGTCAGTCACTGATATGTTATCAGAGTTTGATCTTGACCTTCAAGAAAAGGTATGATCAGAGCCACCTCTGACTCTGTAGATCACTATGATTAGCACTGGTTACCAGCTCATAGTCTGCACTCTCAATGACAGTTGTTCCTTGTGTCATTTGGTGCATGAATTTGCATCTTTCTTTTAGCACCTGGCAGTATAATTACGCATGGATTTATTGTTCAATGTTATTTCTCTCAGCAAGGACTTTAGGAGAAAGTTGTAGAAATGCAATTACTTAACTCCTGTCAAGAAATGGAAGTAACGACTACTGTAGTTCATTTGACAAAAAATCGGCATGCCAGCAGTAAAACCTACAACACTACTCTGTCACGGGTTTTGGCTGACATTCCGTTTCATTCGCAGGTTTTGTTGGCCATTAGGAGCCTACTGAAGCTTCCCTCGACAGACGCCAGGGACTTCGAGTCATGCGGTCTAGACAGTGTTCTGTACAGACTGGGGGTGCAGCTGGAGGAGCTGCCTTCAGAGGACCAGAAGGAGTATGCCGGGGAGGTTGACGCCCTCCGGAGAGAAGTGTTGATGTTCTTCCAACAGAAGCTCAAGCCggtaaactaacataacaaggcaTCCTTGCCAAAACATCATCAGTGACTTCCAACTGTCTGATCCTGAGCTAACTTCCCGCCTTTGTTCTGCAGGGTACCGCTGCCGCGGCGGCGTTATAGACAGCACACACGGATGAAGGGAAGGGAAGCAGCCTGCCGAGTTTTCGATCCAGTGACTCAGTGCTGGTtgccaagtttttgaaagagtagaTTATTTTCCGAAAGAGTCTGTCTGCCGAGTTGAGTCCCCTCTTACTCTTGCAGGAGGGTTAATGGGTTATAGTGCTGTGGGATTGGATGGATAGATAGGTTAGACACTTGATAAGATATGGTTAGTTTTCCCATTCGCAGGACTAGTTACGACATCTGCTGTGTTACTTGGAAGGTTTTCCTTTTACTGGAGGAAGAGACGATGATCTTCCCTGTTGTGTAGCTCCTACAATGAATCAATGACTTTGTTGGAACGCACCCTTGTCATGTGCTGTTTCCTGCATTTTGTGATCGTGATGTGGTTGCGACAGTAGACCTGACCGGCCCCTGGGGGCTGGGGCAAGCGCAAGAGCTGGTACGTTTTGCGGCTCCGGCGTGGCCTCGTCTGGGCCACCGTCTTCCTTGAACCCGGCTAGTCGCGCGATGCGGCCGCAACAGTCGTGTGTCCGGCATGACATCGGCGCCAAACTTGCGGCGATTCAACGGGCACACGGCGCGGGGTAAACGCATTCGCAGCGGCGGTCAGCGGAGCGCGTGCCGCGGACCCGTCCCGTCCCGTCCCTCGCAGCAGGCATATCGTGCCCGTACCGTACGCCTCGCCTGCGCGGCGTGGTCCCTGGACCACGCGCCTCCGCCGTGACCACGCTCACCAACCCGCGCCGCGCTCGGCCCGGCCTCGTCTTCTCATCACGGCACGGTTACCGGAAgcggtagtagtagttggcaggCGCGGCGCACGGGGCATGCCCACTCGCCTTGGCCCTTGGCTGGCGCACGGGTAGGTAGCCAAGCCAAGCCGCCGAGACCgagctgctcctgctcctgctctcgcCGCAACCAACCAACCTTCCGCTTCCGCACTCGCACTCGCACGGCTGGAAGCGGAACGGAACCCCCGGTCCTTTTctactcccctccctcctcctcctcctcctccagaacCCAGGCCTCTGACCTCTCCCCCCTCCCACCGCTCGCACGTACAGCGCGCATTCCTCCGCAGGGTCAACCCCGGCGGCCGGCCAACCATGGAGGCCGCGGCACTCCGCCCCTTCGCCGCGCCGCTCGGGCCCGCGAGGAGGGCGGGCGTAGGCTGGCGGTGCGCGCCGGGCCAGCGGCGGCTTGGGAGGGGCGCGCGCGTGGTGGCGAGGCTGGACGGGGGCGTGGGGAAGGGGGTGCCCACCACCAACTACGTCGTGCCGCTCGACAAGGCCACCGGGATGACCCGCCCGCTCGTCGAGATCCTCAGGGACCTCAACAAGCGCGTCCCCGACAAGATCATCGACCCCGACACCAACACCGTCCCATGGTACGCTCACCACACCCGCCCCAACCCATTAACTCCCCTCTCCGACGCCCACCGTCTCCTTTGTTTGCTCGATTCGATCTGTTCCGCCGCGTCCGAGCAGATAGTCCTGATTTTACCGGATGTTGGTTCAGTCCTAGAGAGAGACGAGCGCTGGATTAGTTTTGCTCGAGCTACTTGCATCTTCCTTCCCTGCTTGTTTATGTTTATTCTCTCAGATTGAAATGGTCCGGGCAAACGCATTTGGTGGTGCCACAGCTTTTCTACCggaggattaataccttggtagcTCATCCAAGTCCCACGTCGGACAATACTTCACTTCACTCCTTGTCAAGTTGCTCTCTGTTGAAATGATACTACTACTATGTTCACTGTTGTCCTCGAAAAGAAATCCAAGTATCCAACTAGGAGCTGTTAGATTTGACAGAGGAGCAATGAAGATAGGATGGCTGTGAACAAGACCCGACCTGGTTTGCATAATTTCACCTGTCTGACTCCATAACTACCCGTTGGCCTACAATAAAATAAGTCTAGGTACTAGCTTATGCACTAGATTGACCAGACTTGTGATTAGATAGTTTACTAATGTTCTGCAACTTTAGGCTGTTGCTTGCTTTGTTGGTAGGTCCGAAACATCCGTTAGATTGGAAGGTTACTTGAGCCACTTTTCTTCTGTTCCACTTTCAGGGTTTGGTAGATAAGGTATTTAAAGTCAGTGGTCAATTATTTGGTGTTGTTGATCAAGTTATGGACAAGGACAGGTTGGACACTTCTGGTAACCTAAAAAGCCAAAGAGTTCTGCTACTTTGGACTTTGTAGAAGGATAACAGCTGCAGTTATGTGTTTCCTGTCATATCATCTTATTTTAACACCACTGTGCCTATGTTGCTTTTTAAAATGGATCGCGGGCCTCTGGTTTTAAATCTTCATAATATCATATATTTGTCGGATAAACAATGAAGTTTGCATATACAGTCTTTTTAGCTGGAACATTATACAGTTAGTAATCATTCCGTGGCTGTTAAATTGGAGCGTAGCTGTGAGCTGAATTACATCATTTCGGTCTCCTTTTTTTGTAACGAGAAATGATACAGTGGTGTCTGTATGTATGCTTTCAGTTATGCCAAATCAATTAAATCACCTTGATATCAGCTATCTTAGCCAATGGAGAAACTATTCTGAGGTTAACTAATAGGAGAGTAGAGTGCAACTCAAGTATGAGTTACTTTTGTCATCTATCTCTTGTCAGAAGAGTGACGTGTCTAGCCTATCTGAAGACCCCTTAAGCTAGACATTCCAACAAGCTACCTTTTCCATTTGATAAAAGATTGTTGCTATCTAGATCACCTAATCTTAAAGCTAGTTCTGGCTACTCATTAACATGATTGCTTCAGAGCATTTTCTTTTGCCACGGGTTGGATTTGTTGGATGAAAGGTGGAATAATTAACTTACTGCTCCCAGTCTGCTCCTAGTCTTTTGATAAGAAAGGCTGTAGTTGCATATCCCTTGTTAAGCTGGCGATGAATTACTTGGATTCAGTGaacctttattttaatggatacAGTGGAAGTAAGCCTGACAAACATTGGCATACAGTATCAGTCATTGGCAATAATTTGTACTGACATAACTTGGATTTCTACTATGACTACTTCTTTTTACAAAGTTGGGTACCTTTCCCCTTACAGAATCTTTTTTTTTAATCTCTGATTGTGCAGGTACCATGCCAACAGAATGCTGAGCTTTTATGCACCAGGTGATTTCTCGTTAAAATTACAAACGTCCACTTGCGATTAAAATTTACTTTTCTTGTAGATTCCTCTCTATTTGTTTCAATTGAACTTTAGTTCCAAGTCTGTATTTAGGTGCATGTACTTGTGTCCTCACAAACTTCAtattgagagataccatcttatCAAGAACACATGACCAGCTTGTACCATGCCTTACCtattactcccttcgtcccaaaataagtggctCAACTTTGCACTAACCTTGAACTAaggttagtacaaagttgagtcacttattttggtacggagggagtagtttgttATAGAGAATCAGTATGATGCCTCGTTATACTCTTCTGACATTGTGTTTGGTGAAGGTGCCATGTTTCAGCTACTAAATTTTTTGAGTCATTAGATTGGATTGTTGAACTACAGTGATCATACATCAATTCTGGAAGATACCCACATAGAAAAATAGGAGGAAAAGAAATGTGAAACGCCGAATACAAAAAAGTACCAGGTTTAGTAAAGAAAAGTGATCGGTGATTCCTATATTTTCAGGttggtgtggtgaagttcgtgatgtTATTTATTCCAACAGTGGAACTGTGACTGTGGTCTATCGAGTGATTCTGAAAGGAACGGATGGAGAGGTATAcgttctcctctttctttttcgCAGAAGGAGCATATGTCTGTCCAATACATATTCTCCACTAAAAGTTTTCAAACGTCCACTTTTTGAGCTAACAAAAAGTGGGAATTGTTGAAGTACATGGGCGAATTTATTTAGCTGATAATTTTAACATACAACGACCTTTATTTTCTTCTTATGTTCGTGCAATTTAACTCACTCCTATGTGCATGGTATAGGCTTTCAGAGACGCGACGGGCACGGCAAAGGTGCACCAGGGACGCAACGATGACGCTGTTGCGGCTGCAGAGGAGGCAGCATTCAGCAAGGCCTGTGCGCGGTTTGGTTTCGGCCTGTACCTGTACCACCAGGATGAGATCCCATAGGGTGATAGGGGGGACGGCACACTTTGAGATTCATTCTGCAATGGAGCTGGTCAACGTGGGTAGGCACACCCTTGGAGAGTTGGAAA
This region includes:
- the LOC123399856 gene encoding hsp70 nucleotide exchange factor FES1, translated to MAMAKARPRSARSSHRRCNLLLSVALLSALLLLPAATASAAVAVAVAAEGDEENRSRGAATQWATGKDEGELAAEREAAGEGSVVEDDFAGGFGSLDSMLQWAIGNSDPGRLKEEAADVQKLSEDELLKRRHEIKDLMEKLKMPSDADLMKIAIADLNNASISLEDRQRALQELLILVEPIDNANDLDKIGGLVPVIQDLNNANEEIRTTSAWILGTASQNNALVQSQILGYGALARLVKMGYSTSTKEAAKAMYAISALIRNNVNGQEAFALENGNAMLQHILGSNSVDVGLQKKAVFLLTDLADFQLNSGNSGLTFLSERVLLKSVTDMLSEFDLDLQEKVLLAIRSLLKLPSTDARDFESCGLDSVLYRLGVQLEELPSEDQKEYAGEVDALRREVLMFFQQKLKPGTAAAAAL
- the LOC123399857 gene encoding DNA repair RAD52-like protein 2, chloroplastic, whose protein sequence is MEAAALRPFAAPLGPARRAGVGWRCAPGQRRLGRGARVVARLDGGVGKGVPTTNYVVPLDKATGMTRPLVEILRDLNKRVPDKIIDPDTNTVPWYHANRMLSFYAPGWCGEVRDVIYSNSGTVTVVYRVILKGTDGEAFRDATGTAKVHQGRNDDAVAAAEEAAFSKACARFGFGLYLYHQDEIP